The genomic interval GACAACCCCGAAATGTCACCCCCTCCAAAGTGTCACCTCCCCAAAGTGCCACCCACCCACAACCCCCCAAAGTGTCacccacccagagccaccctTGAAATGTCACCCACTCTGAACCCCCCAAAGTGTCACCCCCTCCAAAGTGTCACCTGCCCAGAGACACCCCCAAAATGTCACCCACCTGGAGTGTCACCCACCCAGAGCCATCCCCAAAGTGTCACCCACTCCAAAGTGTCACCCACCCAGAGACACCCCCGAAATGTCACCCACCCAAAGTGTCACCCGTCCAGAGCCACCCCCAAAGTGTCACCCACTCTGAACCCCCCACAAGTGTCACCCACCCACAACCCCCCAAAATGTCACCCCCTGCAAAGTGTCACCCGTCCAGAGCCACCCCCAAACTGTCACCTACCCAAAGTGTCACCCACCCAGAGCCCCTCCAAAGTGTCACCCCCCCGGAATGTCCCCcacccagagcccctccagaATGTCACTCCCCCCAGAGTGTCACCCACCCGGAGtgccaccccccccccccaagtgTCCCCCCCCGGaatgtccccccaggtgtccccacctgcTGCACCCTGACGATGGCGCGGCTGGGGGTCCCGGCCAGCCCCAGGTGGTCGCTCACGGCCGCCCGGGCCCGGCgcagcagcagctccggggCCACCAGGGCGGGGTCCCCAAAGCTCTGCTGGAACCAGGCCCCGCCCAGCATCACCTGGGGACACCGccagccccccaaaatcagccctgggacacccaccgtgtccccagggtcacccacCGCCAGTGTCACCCACCGCCAGCCCCCCCAGATCAGCCCTGGGACacccaccgtgtccccagggtcactcagtgccagccccccagatcagccctgggacacccaccgtgtccccagggccactcAGTGCCAGTGTCACACACCGCCAGCCCCCCCAGATCAGCCCTGGGACACCCATcgtgtccccagggtcacccaccgccagcccccccaaaatcagccctgTGACCCACGGTGTCCCTAGGGTCACTCAGTGCCAGCCCCCCCAGATCAGCCCTGGGACACTcacggtgtccccagtgtcacccaccgCCAGCCCCCCCAGATCAGCCCTGGGACACTcacggtgtccccagtgtcacccaccgCCAGCCCCCCCAGATCAGCCCTGGGACacccaccgtgtccccagggtcaccccctcccagtgtcacccactgccagcccccccagatcagccctgggacacccacggtgtccccaatgtcactcagtgccagcccccaccccaaaatcacccctgTGacacccagtgtccccaaggtcacCCCCTCTCAGTGTCACCCACCGCCAGCCCCCTCAGAtcagccctgggacccccagtgtccccaaggtcaccccctcccagtgtcacccactgccagcccccccAGATCAGCCCTGTGACCCCTATTGTCCCCAGGGTCACTCAGTGccagcccccaccccaaaatcacccctgtgaccccccccccaccatgtccccagtgtcactcaATGTCAGctcccccaaaatcacccccgtgacccccccggtgtccccagtgccacccccacagtgtccccaccATGAGCCACAGCGAGGGGGTCCCAGCCTCACCCgggggacactgccagcccCCCACAACCACCGCTGtcacccccccagtgtccctgcatggtgtccccagtgtccccccacgatgtccccactgccagccccccaaaaccacccctgtcacctcctcagtgtccccagtgtccccgcaGGGTGTGCCCGGTGTCCTCACCGTGAGCCCCCCCAAATCACTCCTGTCACTCCCCCcggtgtcccagtgtcccctctggtgtccctgctgtcccccctggtgtccccagcgtcacccctcccagtgtcccctccgGTGTcctcggtgtccccagtgtcccccccggtgtcccccccggtgtccccaccATGAGTCCCCCCAAATCACTCCTGTCActccccacggtgtccccagtgtcacccctcccagtgtcccccccgctgtccccaatgtcccccccggtgtccccagtgtcccccccggtgtccccactgtccccccggtgtcccagtgtcacccctcccggtgtccccaccGTGAGCCCCCCCAAATCACTCCTGTCACTCCCCCcggtgtcccagtgtcacccttcccagtgcccccgcagggtgtccccagtgtcccccccgcggtgtccccccggtgtccccgctgtcccgcCGGTGTCCCCACCGTGAGCCCCCCCAAATCACTCCTGTCACTCCCCAcggtgtcccagtgtcacccctcccagtgtcacccctcccgctgtccccgcggtgtcccaGTGTCGCCCCTCCCGCTGTTGTCCCCCACGGTGTCCCAGTGTCGCccctcccgctgtccccccggtgtccccgctgtcccccccgctgtcccccggtgtccccaccGTGAGGCGCAGCGAGGCCCTCCCGGGGGTCGCGGGGGTCCCGTCGTGCTCCGGGAACGCCACCGAGTCATAGACGATGCCCAGGAGCGCCGGGTCCTCCGAGGATGGCACCAGGTGACCAAAGCCCTgcggggggggtggggtggggacGAGCCGGGGTCACCGCGGGGTttggggacagcgcggggacagcggggacagcgggggcgCTCACCGTGACGGGCAGCGCGGCACCCTCGTACTGCAGGTTGACCACGGCCACGGAGGCGGCCGGGATCGCCCGGAGCTCCCGCGCCAGCGGCTCCGCCTCGGCCGGGAGAGCCCgcgccagggctggggacagcggccACAGCGTCAGCGACACCGCGGcgacaccgcggggacaccgcggggacacggcggggacaccccccccgcccccagccccgcgctGTACCTGAGGCCGGGAGGGCGCTGACAACGTGATCGGCCGTGAGGGTGGCACCGGGCAGGgtgagctggggacacaggggacacaggggacactggggacactgggggcactggggaggggactgggaacactggggacactggggaggggactggggacactggggacaagggactggggacactgggggacacgggacactggggacactgggggcactgggggcactggggaggggactgggaacactggggacactggggaggggactggggacactggggacaagggactggggacactgggggacacgggacactggggacactgggggcactgggggcactgggggacacgggacacTGGGTAcaatggggacacaggggacactgggggcactgggggcagtggggaggggactgaggacacaggggacactgggggcactggggagggactggggacactgggggcactggggaggggactggggacactgaggacacaggggaggggactgggggcagtggggacactggggacacgggaCACTGGGTacaatggggacactggtgacacgactggggacagtgggggcaatggggacaatggggacagtggggaggggactggggacacaggggacagcaatGGGACAGGACTGAGGGCAATGGGaaggggattggggacactggggaggggactgggggcagtggggacaaagggggacactggggacattggggaggGGGTCCGGGTgactggggacaccggggggatGGAGAGTGGGaaggggacaccgggggacaccggggaggGGACGCGGGGAGGGCACCGGGTGGCACCGGCAGTGTCCCCACCTGCcagcggccgcggcggcggcaCAGGTGTGTCAGGGGCGAGTGGCAGCGCAGCTCGGCCCCGCGCGGGGACACGAAGGCCACCAAGGCGCGCGCCAGGGACTCCATCCCGCCCCGCAGCGACCACTGGCTCCAGCGCTCggcccgcgcccgccgcgccaGCCCCGCCGCGGGGACCGCCCCGCCGCCACCTGCGGCGACACCGGCGGCGACACCGCGCTGAAGGGGccccgccgtgtccccagccccgcggtgtccccaccgtgtccccagccccggggtgtccccaccGTGTCACCAgccccggggtgtccccacggtgtcccctgtcccagccctcagGGGATCCCGGTGACAGCCAAACCAGGGGgccccaccgtgtccccagccccggggtgtccccaccgtgtccccagcccagggtgtccccacggtgtcccctgtcccagccccgaggtgtccccaccgtgtccccagcccggggtgtccccacagtgtcccctgtcccagccccggggtgtccccaccgtgtccccagccccgaggtgcccccaccgtgtcccctgtcccagccccgaGGTGTCCCCATAGTGTCACCAgccccggggtgtccccacggtgtcccctgtcccagccccgtGGGATGGACCTGTCCAAGGGGTGGCACCCCAAGGTCCCCGTGGTgtttccctgtccccaccacatcccagtgccagccccagcagtgtccccaccgtgtggcagtgccagccccagcagtgccagccccagcagtgtccccaaggtgtccccatgtccccaccgTGTGgaagtgccagccccagcagtgtccccagggtgtccccaaggtgtccccaccgggtggcagtgccagccccagcagtgtccccatgtccccatgtccccaccacatcccagtgccagccccagcagtgtccccatgtccccagtgtccccatgtccccacggggtggcagtgccagccccagcagtgccagccccagcagtgccagccccagcagtgtccccagtgtccccaatgtccccaccgggtggcagtgccagccccagcagtgtccccagtgtccccatgtccccaccgggtggcagtgccagccccagcagtgtccccaaggtgtccccaccgggtggcagtgccagccccagcagtgtccccatgtccccaccgggtggcagtgccagccccagcagtgccagccccagcagtgtccccagtgtccccagtgtccccatgtccccaccgggtggcagtgccagccccagcagcacggagccccagcagtgccagccccagcagtgccagccccagcagtgtccccagtgtccccagtgtccccatgtccccaccgggtggcagtgccagccccagcagtgtccccagtgtccccatgtccccaccgggtggcagtgccagccccagcagtgtccccaatgtccccagtgtccccatgtccccaccgggtggcagtgccagccccagcagcacggagccccagcagtgccagccccagcagtgtccccagtgtccccagtgtccccatgtccccaccgggtggcagtgccagccccagcagcacggAGCCCCGCCGTCTCTCGGCCTGGAACAGCGCGGGGAAGCAGCTGCGCACGCTCAGGGCCCGGCTGTCCCCGGCAAAGACCCCGCGGCAGAGCGAGTCCACGGCCACCTCggccacctggggacagggacacagggacagtgacacagggacacacccCGCGGCAGAGCGAGTCCACGGCCACCTCggccacctggggacagggacagggacagtgacacagggacagggacagggacagtgacacagggacagggacacaccccGCGGCAGAGCGAGTCCACGGCCACCTCggccacctggggacagggacagcgacagtgacacagggacagggacagggacagtgacacagggacagggacacaccccGCGGCAGAGCGAGTCCACGGCCACCTCggccacctggggacagggacagggacacagggacagggacagtgacacagggacagtgacagggacacagggacagggacagggacagggacacagtgacacagggacagggacagggacacagggacagtgacacagggacacagggacagtgacacagggacacagggacagggacacaccccCGGCAGAGCGAGTCCACGGCCACCTCggccacctggggacagggacagggacagggacagtgacacagggacagggacacagggacagtgacagtgacacagggacacagtgacagggacagtgacacagggacagtgacacagggacagtgacagggacacagtgacacagggacagggacacaccccGCGGCAGAGCGAGTCCACGGCCACCTCggccacctggggacagggacagggacagtgacagggacacagggacacagggacagggacagtgacagtgacacagggacagtgacacagggacagtgacacagggacagggacagtgacagggacagtgacacagggacagggacagtgacagggacagtgacacagggacagtgacacagggacagtgacacaccCCCCGGCAGAGCGAGTCCACGGCCACCTCggccacctggggacagggacagggacagtgacacagggacagggacagggacacagggacagtgacacagggacagggatacACCCCCGGCAGAGCGAGTCCACAGCcacctggggacaagggacacagggacagggacagggacacagggacagtgacacagggacacagggacagggacagggacacagggacacagggggacagggacacagggggacagggacacagggacagtgacacagggacaggctgtCCACGGccacctgggggacacagggacaatggggacagtgacagggacaaggacacagggaaagggacacagggacactgacAGGCTGTCCAGGGCCACCTCGGCGACACAGTGACAATGGGGACAATgacacagggacaaggacagtgaCACCGGCTGTCCatggccaccttggccaccgGAGGGAcagacagtgacacagggacagacagggacacagggacagtgacacagggacagggacacagggggacagtgacacagtgacagggacacagggacaactgggacagggacacagggacacagtgacacagggacagtgacaccggCTGTCCatggccaccttggccacctgagggacagacagggacacaggggcagTGACACCGGCTGTCCAGGGCCACCTCGGCCACcggagggaggggacagcgacagagggacagcggggatggggacagagatagtgacagcactggggacacggatggggacagcagggacggtgacagccatggggacagtgacagcgGGACCCCGCCCACCCCGGGGAGACCCCGATAAGGCCGGgcggggttttggggtgaattatCGGGGGTTGGGGTCCCTTATCGCGGCTCTGGGGCGGCtcgggggggttgggggggggcaggggggtttggggggtggctcaggggggttggggtgggtcaggggttttggggggttctgggggtggttcc from Haemorhous mexicanus isolate bHaeMex1 chromosome 31, bHaeMex1.pri, whole genome shotgun sequence carries:
- the PPOX gene encoding LOW QUALITY PROTEIN: protoporphyrinogen oxidase (The sequence of the model RefSeq protein was modified relative to this genomic sequence to represent the inferred CDS: inserted 1 base in 1 codon), giving the protein MPPTVAVVGGGISGLAACYHLVRAPRPPKVVLLEASGRFGGWLQSTRTPEGAVFEXRPRGVRPAGPAGAQTLHMVSELGLAGDILAVPREHPAARSRFLYLGGALHPLPSGLRGVLWAVPPFSRALLWSALRDLLTPAGTGPDESAHAFAQRRFGPEVAEVAVDSLCRGVFAGDSRALSVRSCFPALFQAERRRGSVLLGLALPPGGGGAVPAAGLARRARAERWSQWSLRGGMESLARALVAFVSPRGAELRCHSPLTHLCRRRGRWQLTLPGATLTADHVVSALPASALARALPAEAEPLARELRAIPAASVAVVNLQYEGAALPVTGFGHLVPSSEDPALLGIVYDSVAFPEHDGTPATPGRASLRLTVMLGGAWFQQSFGDPALVAPELLLRRARAAVSDHLGLAGTPSRAIVRVQQDCIPQYTLGHWERLERIQRFLEEQELPLSLIGASYSGVSVNDCIASARAAVGRILGSPPEP